The Leishmania braziliensis MHOM/BR/75/M2904 complete genome, chromosome 28 region GGGCATCGGGGAGATGTCAGTCGGGACTTCCTCAtcggcggcgttggcagcGCACGTCATGACGTACTGATCCAGCAGGCAATGCACCACCGGCACCCCATCGCGCCATCGTCCGCGCTGCGTGCATTCCACCCAGTGATGCTCCACCCACGCCTTTGACTTGCAACTTTCACTGCAGTAGAGGGCATTGCAGCTACTATCGCACGGTACAGGGCGGACCACAACGTGAAGAGAGttgagcagctgcttcgTCAACCCAGGAATCTGCTCCGCCATCTGAGCTTCGTCCACGAATGGGCGGCCGCAATGGCAGCACATCGGGCAGCACTGTCGCCCGCTCGCGACGCGGTAGATGCCGCTCAGCAGCGGGAATACGCAGCTGGAAGCCTCCTTCATCACAATCTCGTTTGCGTCCATGttctgcgccgccacggcgatGGCGCGTTGTGCTGCGTCGTCGTAAAAAATCCGCATTTTTTTGTAGCGCTTCGTGCGTCCCTCGTAGAGCATCGCCACGGAGTTGCCCTCGAGGAGGATGCGCACGACCGCGCTGGAGCTGTCGTACTTGAGCGCTGTAGCGTACATCTTCTGCGCATCAACAAACTTTTTCATGCTACGCAGCACGTTGCCCGTTCGGATATACCCCACACTCTCCCGCGGAACAAGGTGCACCACACGATTGGCATCTTCCAGCGCCCGGTCTTTTTCACCTGCCAAGAGATACGCCACagagcggctgctgcgcacccgcgcctcttcttctggCATCTCCTCGAGAGCGCGGTTGTAGTAGCGTAGCGCAGCCTCGCAGTTGCGCTTGCCGATTTCTGCAGTTCCCCTCCTCATGTATGTCATAAAACTGCGTCGGCGGGCGTCGTCCGCAGAGCTAGTCATGtagacggcgctgcgcacaGACTTCACCGACGTTAGTATGCTGTTGTTCCCTGCGGATGGTGTTGCCGCCCCTCTCGCTTCCAGTACTGTGCAACCCGTCTCTGCAGCGGTCACCGTGGCTACACAGAGCTGCACAGGCCTGCTCAGGATGTCCTCAGCGTtgtcctccagctccaggCCGGAGAGTGCACTGCGAATACTCGAGTAGTACCGAGTCGCCTTCACTTTCGGTTCGCTCAGGCACGCGCGGTAGAGGGTGCAGCCGACGCGCTCAAAGCCGTCGATGTCGTTGCACAGCACAAACGTGTAATCTCCGGTGTGTCGATCCACTCGCACCCGGCGCCGCGGAACCGCGAAGACAGCCTCCATGATTGGCTCCCAGTGACTACTTTCCTGCGCAATCTTGGCAAATTCGATGTCACGCAGCTCTACCTCACACCCGAGCGGGTAGTCCTCTGCGGCGGGGGCTATGGGACGATCCTCGAGGTTACTCGCCGCAAAAAACGGCATGTCGGGGACATTGCCGTCATCCTctggacagagagagaagaggttGCCCTCGGCAGTCGCGTCTGCGACGCCCAGGGACATATGCATCTTGCGCGGGCCTGGGTGTATAAGATGATTCGAGAAAATAGATATGACGGAATCTACCGTGAGCTCACGTGGGCGTACTGAACAGATCGCTTCCCCTTGCGCTTTTATAAGCTCTCTCACCCTTTCCACGATAGTGCCCGCCTTGCGGTCTCCTCCACCGGGGCCGACTTCTGCCCTCCTACACCCCACACTCACAGGCGAAGATAGCCACGCGCCCTCTCAGAGTCACTGCTCAAAATGcgtacacgcacgcactggcaaacacagagaggagggaaaaaggTAGACGTAAAGCGTCTCGAGTCCCGTCTCGCACAAGTGATACGATACCCACCGGTGGcccacacgcatgcacatgcGCCCTGACCAAACAAAGGAATAAATGCAGCGAAGAAGACAAACACAGAAGAAATGCACGAGAGACGAGACCCACGTTGCCACCGAGAGGGATTCAAGCGCagacgcacatgcacgcacgcacaagaagaggagaggacaATGCAAATGTGTCGATGTGTTTGTTCGGTACACGCAGAtatagagggagagaggggagtcgGCTCTTCGTGCAGGCGAAGAAAGGATGGGGAGAAGATGCAAGGGAGGTACGCACACTCtcgagaaggggaaagaggagaaagaggagtgGGGTGCAGTCGTTCAAGCAAGAAAAGGGcggtaaaaaaaaaaaatggagagGCAAGCCGGGGTAGGGAAGAGACCGAAccgaggagagagagtgtgtgtgggggggggggggggaagagggagaaggagcgctAGGAAAGGCAccaggagagagaaagaaataGATGAGACTTGGAAGAGATAAACCAAGCATccacacaacaacaaacaaaacaccaccaccaacacccgCAGACACAAACACATGCAAAACCTACCACTCCCCTTCAAGAAAAGCCGAGTACAGATGAAGACGTGATAATGCGATGATGATGAATTGAACGAGCCAGAACACACTGACACACCTTGGCAAGAGAGaaccaacaacaacgaagAGGGGATGGGCACGCCGCCACACGTACGCGCGaaggaaaacagagagaaatcGAGGGAAGGAGTgcggggcggtggtggtgtggagcacacacgcacaccagcgcacaAACGTACAGCGGCAAGTAGGCGTGATTCCAGTAAAGGAAGGAAGCggtggaaaaggaagagaaaacaaacaaaaaaaagagactgGCCTTTGTCGCCCCTGCTCGCTTTCCGTCTGTGGAAGACTTCTATTCTGTCAATGTATGTAGACGCCGTTCTGTGGAGGCAGCGATAGAGAGGGGCCGGGTGaatgacacacacacacacacacacacacgtacacgtacACGTACACGTACATACAGACACAAATCAACGCGCGAATGCAGGCGCAccgacacagacgcacacaagcTGGCAATAACAGACTTGAAAAAGAAGGAGCGGGGGACTACGAAACAGACAAAAGACACGAATGAGAAAAaggtgtgtgagagagagagggggggggggcggggagatGAATCGAAGACGAAAACAAATCGAAAATCCCAAGGAGAAAGCGTatgaagagcgagagaggaaatgCACAGCAGCccagaaagaaagaaaaccgaagaaaggaaaagggacTGTAGGtgatggggaggagggagggggtttCCTTTAGtgtttctttcgtttttgCTTGGCTAGTTAGTTCGAGGCAGCGTGTATGACAAGCTAAACGACAAGACAGCAGactcacacatacacacacaagcacaggcacacacacacacacacacacacacatacactaAAAGGAAAGAGTTACAGGAGCTGTGTGACTTCCTTCGAGATTTGCTTTCTGGTTCGctctgtttcttcttccttgTAGTTTACACAATACTAAATATATCTATACATCCAGCGCGTGTAAGCGTGCTGCGTGTACCGTGAAGACCACCTGTACAGCAGCAAAATAAGAGCGAACAACGTGAGTGGCTGAAAGTAGAAAATAAGagggtggaggtgaggggggagtgtGTCTATGCAGAAAGCACCAaggcacgtacacacacccacacgcagcaACGACAACGGTGACAATCAAAGGATTTTCCCGCCGCGACAGTACGGGCAACAACAGGAGCAGCAATCGCTGttcagagaggagaggcgagcAGGCGAAGAGCACAACTGTGCACGTGATGAAAGTGTGACAGAGAGACGGTGCAGATAAAACACAAACGAGGGCAACGCGTAGATGCGGAGGGAATAAAAGAGACGAGTGTCAAGACACGCTCCCGCTCACACGCCtaggcacacacaaagacacCGACACACCGGGTGGCTGCAGCTCGACAAacgaaagaaacaaaagCGAAAAGTTTCCACCGTGGTGCGTCGCAGAAATGGACGTCGCAGTTGCTGCCTGGACACAAGTGAACAGAGAAGAGCTCCTACAGCTGGTGTGCGGGCTCGatagggaaagagaggaaaagagagtgaCAAAAATaagacagagaaggagaggcgcgGAGACGTATACGTACGCTCAGGCACACCAACACACTTACACTGACACACCccgaaggggagagagcgagcgagcgagcgagaatAGGAGCGTGAGGAAAGGAGGACAACAAATAGGAGAAAACGGCAcgggagggaaagaaagggaaggggggtaagaaaacgaaggaaaaaggTGAGGATGACAACTTCTCGACTTAGCGCGCTGACTAAAGAACACAAAccaaaaaagaaacacaggagagagggggggtgcgCGGCGGACAATAAATTAAGTGGAGAGAAAATGAAGAAAGAATGGACAATAAAAGAGGAGCGCGAAcgcgaggaagggagaggaagggggagggagagacccCGTGTGCCCCTTTCActtttctcttcgtttgtttgtttgtttttatTGTCGCTACACCAGCAAACAACAGCCATACCCCACACCCCTCGATaaaggggggcggggggaggggggaagagaagcgctATGGCAAGGGGGGCCTTTTCAACAGTTTTGTTTCTCGTCAATATCGGACTTTCGTTACGCCTTCTTCTACAACCCTTTCTTGCGCTTCTTTTCAACTTGGGCGTCCAATCACGAGAGCGTCTGCAGGCATGCGAGTGAGAAAGATGATGACGCGTGTTTATCGCGGCTTGGTCGGTTTCTTTCGTTGTCTATGCTGTTTGTCTTGCCGTGAGGTGAAACAggcgcttgcgcagcgcaagcagaaaaggaaaaaaaaaattagaAAAGGGGGCGTAGCGGCAACAACCTTCAGCGtatgcgcgcgtgtgttAGTGTTTGGTAAAACACCGTGTATGAATGTGCTTGAGAGAGAAAATAGGGAGGAAGACAAAAAGGAATAAGGGCAAGTCTGGGCCTAATATGACTCTGCTGACTTTCGTTTTAGCGTGTGCAGGTAAGGCCCTTCAGCCTGCGCAGacacctgcgtgtgtgtgggtggggggggaggaggaggttgTCCGGGTGGGGCGCGTGCGCAGACGAACCCAGACAGCAAGAGAGTTCGACAGAGACgggaggagaggtgagggCGACGCGTGAATATTCACaaagagcagagagagagagagagagaggggggggggaaggtaCAGTGGGAAGGGCGAGTGTGAGGAGATCCCCGCGCCTGTACAACTACCGCTGTGGCGGTAGTGAGGGGGGAGTACTAGTAAGACGCACCGCAACGGCTTGCAGCAACGCGCGTGACTGCAAGCtgcacctacacacacacacatacgcgaACACCGCCCTACACAGTCCACATGAGGTCAACTCGTCTTGGATCGCCAACACTGCACGAAACCGACGCTTCCTGGTCTCCTCCGTTTTTCGCGTTACTtacgagaggggggaagggggaggggggaggggggaggaggagggcataTATACACATCGCGTAGCAAGACAAAACTGCCGCTacccttctctcctgtggtgcagcggagagggggggaaggggaaggggaaaccGCAGCGAGACAAAGTGTAGTCCTCttggggtgggtgtgcgcgcacacacgcgaagCTTACGGTTGCTCGGCAAACATGAGGTCAAAGAGTTGAGCCATGCGAATGGCATCACTCACTGCCTCGCTGCGGTCAGAGAGCAGCCGCTTCATCCTTTCCACCTCCGTAGCCCAATTCACACTGGGTAGGTCAACAGACGACATTAACCGAGGCACTTGCTCTATGATCAGGGTACTGCGGAACTTTTCCTCAGTGCCAGTTGGCGGCTCCATAAATGACAGCTCCTCGAGCGCGCGCTGGACATCTTGCAAAGCGGGAAGCTGATCTAGCAGTGTCTCATTCATGAGAGAGCGAACGCGCAGGAGCGTGATCTTCCTGTGCTGCGTGTACGGATACTGTCGACGACACTCGGAGTCGCACAGGAGCTTGTGCAGACAGAACCACGCATGGGCCTCTGGCACGCATACCCTCTGTGACTCGTCCCCGGGTGCCGCAATGAAGGTACCGCTTTGAAATTTCTGCACCACGCCGGCGGAACGGCGCAGCCACGGCTGGAGTAGCAGCGCCTCTGCCAAGCCGAAAGGAACGTCGTTTCTCCGCAAGACGTGGTTCATGGCGGACAGAGGCAGCACCTCTAGTCGGTCCGTGATGAACCACAGCACGGAGATGCACCTCATTGCTCGTTGAATGCGCtgctcccgcagctgctgctccaggtAGTCAAGCGGGCTCTCCTTCACCGCTACAGTCGGCACCTCACTGATGTTCTTCTCAGAGAAGAGACGAGTCACCTGACGCCAGCAGTAATCAATGAGCTCCAGAACATCATCACCGAATCCAACCACTACCTCCTCATAGAAGCAAATACACTCCAGCAGGTTCACAAGCACTGACTCGTAAGCACAGTACATGTACGTCGCCGTCGGATTGTGCGCGACGGCCTCGACGGCGCCTggcagcacgcgctgccgccataCCTCCATCACCAGCAACTCGTGCAAGACGTCACTAAGCTTGTCGTGCTCAAGAAGAAACGATTTCACAAAGTCATCCGTCTTCTGCATAGCGTTGCTGTGCGTACACATGTTGAGCCGCTCCATCGCCTCACGCTGATCTTTCCAGGAAGACGTGCCGACTTCCCCcacagagaaggagcgcaGTTGCCGGATGCTGATCTCCGCATCCACCGGCGAAAGGGCGATGCCGCTGTACTCCATTCTCGACTTCAATGTGCAGTGGTGATGAggtgggaggagaagaaatcggagaggaagccgagagggGCAATGACGTGTGACTTTGCCCCTGTACGCTCCTTGGACGAGTAGGGGTAGTTGATAATCGTATAATAAGCACCACGAAGTATATGACACACAAGAGCAGGTGACACGTACACCGTCCCCAACGTATCCTTTCTAAGTGTAGGTGTAATGTACGGTGTATgtgtctgggtgtgtgtactCTTGCCTGACCGGTCTGAAGAGAGTCACACTATGCTGGCTCCGTATAGATAGAGCAGTTACGTGCTGTTGTGGATGTCTGCTACTGCTTTCCTGGACCCTTTCGTTCCTGTTGGGCAATCTATGGGTGTGGTGTAGATGCGAGCAATGGCACAGTTCTTCCCGAAGGCCTCTTTGACCATTCGTTTGCGCTCATGGGTGTGTGCCAGCGTGGGGGCGAAAGGAGCGGCGATGGGGGAAGTCCAGATGATGAGGATAGACGCCAGATAAAAGGGGACATGGAACGCAGTTATGAAACACAGACAAACAGCGGAGAACAGCAGATGTGATACCAGCAGCGTTGGTGCAGGCAACTAAGTGCTTCCCACTAACCGAAGCGGGAGGCGCCTATCCCCGTTTGTATTTCCTCTCGCTATTGCAGAATAGAAAACGcgcaggggagagagagagagagagggggggggagcgccCAGTAGGATGTGCATCCAGGCCTCGATCCTCTCCACCTTTCCGGCAACCAGGAATTGATTTTGCCGCACAAACAAAGTACGTGGGTGGCGATTTGAGAGTTCACTTGTGCGTCTAAGAGGAGTCAGtagaagaaaaagaaaaaaagagagaaacacgagAAGGACCTCATGTAGAGCGACAACGAACACACATGACAGGAGGGCACACTACTGGGACGAAACAcaacgagagcagcagcggcagtgacggcagtagcagcagcagcagcaggccacTTTTCGTCTCAAGAAATCTAAGAAGTAAAAGGAAAGCCTCACAGAGCCTCTTCCGTCGAGGCGGCCCGCCAAGAGGAGTGAGGTCGCAGAATCACCAACACATCgatagaagagagagagcataAACTACAACAGCgcctcaaaaaaaaaaaaaaaacataaaGAACAAGGGGACTGACCGCGAGAAAGGTCTGACGTGCAATGCGTCAcgaggggtgaggggggggggtaaacaagagagagagagcgcggaCAAAATAGGAAAGTCACCTAGTCCAGACACGTGCACACAGGAGAAAGAGTAGGAGAAAGCGACAGGCAAAGGGGTGCAGAGAGGTGATGTCACACTTGAGAAatagggggggaggggggggggcacaaaAGACAGTCCCGAGCGCGAAAGCGATGCCCAAAACCCCCTCCCGCTCATTTCTTACTTGCACACTGCTGATGCACATCGCTTATGTTGGACACAAAGAACATGTGCTCGCCCTCTCCGTATAGCGTGTCTCGCTAGCTGCGCGGCCGCTTTCCCGTCGGGGGTGTAATACCGTTCGGCACATAGTAGTATTTGAGCAAGAACGGGTGGTTCAGCACGCGATGTAGCGCCAGCCGCTTCGACCCCTCGCGGACGAGCAGATTCGAAATCAAATCCTTTGCCTCTGGTGGAACGCTGTCCGGGATGGTGTACTGCATCGCATGGATCTTCTTGTAGATTTGGTCGTTGTCCTTGCACACAAACGGCGTGTGGCCCACAAGTAGCTCAAAGCAGAAGATGCCCAGGCACCAGAGGTCGGCGGTCATATCATACATCTGCCGACTGACAATCTCAGGCGGAAAGTACTCTGGCGTCCCGCAGGAGGTCTTGCGCCGATTCAGCGGATCGTGCACCGACCAGCCGAAATCGGCGAGCTTGATATTCTGGTTGTGGTCCAACAGAATGTTCTCTGGCTTGATGTCGCGATGCAGAAtgtggtgctggtggaggtACAGAAGCGCCTCGGTCAGCTGTGCTACGTAGCGGGCTGCCGTCGGTGGTGGGAACAGCTTCACGCGATTCAGCTCGCTGTAGAGCATACCATTGCTGCACGGCTCCAGGATGAGGTAAATATCGTGCTCGTCGAAGAAGTAGGCATAGGTTCGCAGGAGGTACTTATGCCGCGTGTTGAAGGCGATCTCGATCTCGCGCCGCAGCTGGTTGGCGATATCAAACTCTGCCAGTTTTTTGATAGAGAGCTTCTTGATGGCCACGACATAGTTGCTCTTGCGCACACTCGCCAAGTAGACATCGCCGTAGTTTCCACCACCCAgcttgtgcagcagctcaaaGTCGTGTATTGTCCACTCCGACCTTGGGGACGGTGGGGTAATGATGAAGTTATTCACGACACTGTCATCAGGGCCAACCTCCGTCGTCATTTTTCACGGTTGGCAATCCTGTCtgtggtgtgggtgggcgAATTAAAGAAAGCGTGCCTGTTCGTcgcagggaagagaaggtggcCGTCGTAATGAAGAAAAGGTGGAGAAACAATCACCACCGAGATCACTGCTCGCACAAACGCCTCACAGGAGGGTCAGGGGAAGAAGCGGTGATGATGCAGACAAAGAGCTGCATCTACGAGAAGAAAGCGAAGCAGTCGgtagagaggaagggggacgGT contains the following coding sequences:
- a CDS encoding putative protein kinase, producing the protein MTTEVGPDDSVVNNFIITPPSPRSEWTIHDFELLHKLGGGNYGDVYLASVRKSNYVVAIKKLSIKKLAEFDIANQLRREIEIAFNTRHKYLLRTYAYFFDEHDIYLILEPCSNGMLYSELNRVKLFPPPTAARYVAQLTEALLYLHQHHILHRDIKPENILLDHNQNIKLADFGWSVHDPLNRRKTSCGTPEYFPPEIVSRQMYDMTADLWCLGIFCFELLVGHTPFVCKDNDQIYKKIHAMQYTIPDSVPPEAKDLISNLLVREGSKRLALHRVLNHPFLLKYYYVPNGITPPTGKRPRS